A single region of the Chelmon rostratus isolate fCheRos1 chromosome 5, fCheRos1.pri, whole genome shotgun sequence genome encodes:
- the limk2 gene encoding LIM domain kinase 2 yields the protein MEEAEGTDGCYCAGCGGKIQDSFHMKVLQDTWHNACFQCSVCCDHLTNWYYEKDGKLYCRKHYWEKFGELCHGCSLLMTGPAMVAGEHKYHPECFVCLSCKVVIEDRDTYALVERSKLYCGKCYKQVVLTPMLEKRSHDSVLDSLPHTVTLISMPSAANGKRGLSVSVLRDVNGSASVQVKEVRGMLISPEVRNAIHVGDRILEINGLPVGTLMEEEVDDLIHRTSHTLQLLIEYDPVRQRLDRLRLGSPRTPLGVPATSRMRLSSPSNAVLERTDVVDDGTLKRRSLRRSNSICKSPGPNSPKEMLFITRDIGRSESLRSSSSCSHRIFRPCDLIHGEILGKGFFGQAIKVTHKATGEVMVMKELIRCDEETQKTFLKEVKVMRCLDHPHVLRFIGVLYKDKRLNLITEFIEGGTLKDFIRDTDPFPWEQRVSFAKSIASGMAYLHSMSIIHRDLNSHNCLVKLDNTVVVADFGLSRLIVEDKVKPPPEKTSTKKRLFRRVDRKKRYTVVGNPYWMAPEMLNGKRYDEKVDIFSFGIVLCEIIGKVYADPECLPRNLDFGLNVAKFVEKFLPEDCPPAFFPLTVACCDLTPDNRPPFQKLEDWFEALSLNQELGIPLPAELDELHQSLSRLHWPKDVSPAQSPEQPSSPTAASADASSMTENGS from the exons ATGGAGGAAGCAGAAG GTACAGATGGTTGTTACTGTGCGGGCTGTGGAGGAAAAATTCAAGACTCGTTTCACATGAAAGTCCTCCAAGACACCTGGCACAACGCCTGCTTTCA GTGTTCCGTGTGCTGTGACCACCTGACGAACTGGTACTACGAGAAGGATGGCAAGCTGTACTGTCGCAAACACTACTGGGAGAAGTTTGGAGAGCTCTGTCACGGTTGCTCTCTGCTCATGACTGGACCTGCCATG GTCGCCGGAGAACACAAGTATCACCCTGAgtgctttgtgtgtctgagctgcaaGGTGGTGATTGAGGACAGGGATACCTACGCCTTAGTCGAGCGATCGAAACTCTACTG TGGAAAGTGCTACAAGCAGGTGGTCCTTACACCCATGTTGGAAAAGCGCTCGCACGACTCGGTCCTAGACTCCCTGCCCCACACGGTGACCCTCATCTCGATGCCCTCTGCAGCCAACGGCAAGAGGGGCCTCTCCGTCTCAGTGCTGAGGGACGTCAACGGATCGGCGAGCGTCCAAGTCAAAGA AGTCAGAGGGATGCTTATTAGTCCAGAGGTGCGAAATGCCATTCATGTTGGGGACAGGATCCTGGAGATCAATGGCCTTCCTGTCGGGacactgatggaggaggag GTGGACGACCTCATTCACCGCACCAGCCACACGCTGCAGCTGCTTATAGAGTACGACCCAGTCAGGCAGCGTTTAGACCGGCTCAGGCTGGGATCGCCGAGGACCCCTCTGGGAGTCCCGGCCACATCCCGCATGCGTCTGTCCTCACCTTCGAATGCGGTCCTGGAGAGAACCGACGTGGTTGATGACGGCACACTGAAAAGGAGGTCTTTGAG GCGCAGTAACAGCATTTGTAAGTCACCCGGGCCAAATTCTCCCAAAGAGATGCTTTTTATCACACGAGACATCGGCCGCTCCGAATCCTTGAGATCCTCCAGTAGCTGCTCTCATCGCATCTTCCGCCCATGTGACCTCATCCATGGAGAGATCTTAGGGAAAGGCTTCTTCGGGCAGGCGATCAAG GTGACCCATAAAGCCACGGGAgaggtgatggtgatgaaggagcTGATCCGTTGCGATGAGGAGACCCAGAAGACTTTCCTGAAGGAG GTCAAAGTAATGCGATGCCTGGATCACCCCCACGTCTTGAGGTTCATCGGTGTGCTGTACAAGGACAAGAGGCTCAATTTGATAACTGAGTTTATCGAGGGAGGCACCCTGAAGGATTTCATCAGAGACACG GACCCGTTTCCATGGGAGCAAAGGGTGAGCTTTGCAAAGAGCATCGCTTCTGGCATG gCATACCTTCACTCGATGAGCATCATACACAGAGACCTCAATTCTCACAACTGCCTGGTTAAACTG GACAACACCGTGGTCGTTGCTGACTTTGGACTGTCCCGACTCATCGTGGAGGACAAAGTTAAGCCTCCACCTGAAAAAACGTCCACCAAGAAGAGGTTGTTCAGACGCGTCGACCGAAAGAAGCGCTACACTGTCGTGGGAAACCCTTACTGGATGGCCCCAGAGATGCTAAATG GTAAACGCTATGATGAGAAGGTGGACATTTTCTCCTTTGGGATTGTGCTTTGTGAG ATCATTGGGAAAGTCTATGCAGACCCTGAGTGCCTCCCCAGGAATCTGGACTTTGGCCTGAATGTTGCAAAGTTCGTGGAGAAGTTCCTCCCTGAAGACTGTCCACCAGCTTTCTTTCCGCTGACCGTGGCCTGCTGTGACCTCACACCGGACAACCG TCCACCTTTCCAGAAGCTGGAGGACTGGTTTGAAGCTCTGTCCCTCAACCAGGAGCTGGGGATCCCCCTGCCAGCCGAACTGGATGAACTGCATCAGAGTCTGAGTCGACTCCACTGGCCTAAAGACGTCTCCCCAGCCCAGAGCCCAGAGCAGCCGTCATCCCCAACAGCGGCCTCTGCGGACGCATCCAGCATGACAGAAAACGGCAGCTAG